The genomic interval TGGTAAAGGATCCGTTTGTGGCAGGTTCGGCTCCATTGGCGCTGATCGCTACCGAGGCGGTTTCGGAAGCTGTGCCTCCTCCGGTGGAGATGTTGGAAGGAGAGGGAAGTGCTGTCGCAAAATCGGTATTGTTGTTCTGTGTATCATTTCCGATCGGATTGCGTTGCACCGCATTGGTATTGGAAGGAGCAGGCGTTGGGCCACCACCTTCAAAGCAGTTGGCAGTGGTGCCAAACCCCACGAGGTCGATATAGGTTCCCGCTGCCGGACAACCGGAAAGCAAGGTGGTATTGTTCACCAGGGCTACCTTACCCGCTGTTCCACTCATGGCAATGGTGCCAATCACATCGGGTGTGGGAAGGTCAAGTGTGCCCCCCGCTCCCTGTGCTTCCTGGATCAGATAATATCCATTGGCAGGAATGGTTCCGGTCAGATCTGTCTTTTGCCAGGTCGTACCTGTAGCAGAAGCATATTGAATGGACCAACCCGTCAAAGAAACAGGAGAGGAACTGTTATTGTATAATTCAATGAAATCATTCTTATAAGTGGCACCGCTGTTGCCACCACCGCCGTACACTTCATTGATGACAACTTGTGCATTGGCAGTAAAATAAAATAAAAAGAAAAGGACGAAGGATAAGAGGTAATTCTTTCTCATGAGCGTTTGTTTGTGGTCGCCCAAAAGTAGTTTTATTCACTATGTAGCCGGGGGGCAACAGGTGAATTATTTATTAACAAATAATGCCCCGGTATCGGAAAACTACGATAGTCCCAAAATTGGAATATGATTATGAAGGACGTATGTCGATCATTCGTAATTGTAAACTTTTCTGACCATTCCATTCATTCTCATCGATCTTGAAAACGATATCCACCGGCTTGCTGCCTTGCAACAAAGGATATTTTGAGGCCATGCCAAATCCGATACCGGTGAGGGTAATGTCCTGGTGTTTAAGAACAAAGCGAAGATGTTCTTCCTTTACGATTTTGGAATAGCCGGTGTCCCTGACCTGTTTCACAAGAAACTGAGGCATGAGGTTCTCTGGCCCAAAAGGCTCCATTTGTCGAAGAATATTGAAAAAGTTCCAGTTGATATCTGCAAATCCGATCTCTGCATCGATCTCGATCTCAGGAATGAGTAATTCGGGGTCAATGGTAGCTGAAACCACCGATTCAAATTTTTCGCGAAACAGATCCACCTGTTCCGGATCGAGGGTCATTCCAGCTGCAGCAAAATGGCCACCATATCCCAGCAGATGTTCGCGACAGGCATGAATGGCTTCATACAGGTTAAATCCAGGCACACTTCGTGCGCTACCCGCAACATAATCTCCCGAACGGGTCAGTACGACGGTAGGGCGATAATAATGTTCGATCAATCGCGACGCCACAATTCCTACCACCCCTTTATGCCAATGAGGTTGAAAAACGACAGTGGACCGGCGATCGACCCAATGTTCATGACTTCGGATCAGTTCAAGTGCTTCTTGTGTTATGGATTTATCCGCTTCCTTTCGGTCTGTATTGTCACTGTGTAATTTCTCAGCAAAGCCCAACGACTCTTCATAGCTTGGGGCGATGAACATCTCCACGGCTTTTCGTGCATCATCCATTCGTCCGGCTGCATTTACCCGCGGCGCGATCATGAAAACGAGGTTATGGATATGAAGAGGTGGTTTGAGTCCGCTTAAAAAGGAAAGCGCCTTTATTCCATTGTTAGGCGTTTCATTGGCTTTTTTCAAACCATGGAAAGCAAGTATGCGGTTTTCTCCGGTGATGGGAACAATATCCGCCGCGATGGCCGTGGCTACCAGATCAAGGTCTTCCCGCAACCATTCACCGGGCAGGGCCAGTCGTTCCACCAGTGCACTCATCAGTTTGAAACCAACGCCACAACCACATAGTTCTTTATAGGGATAGGGGCAATCTTTTTGTTTGGCATTGAGGATCGCGATGGCAGGGGGGAGCTCTTCATCCGGCAAATGGTGGTCGCATACAATAAAATCCATGCCTAACGAAGAAGCAT from Chitinophagales bacterium carries:
- the recJ gene encoding single-stranded-DNA-specific exonuclease RecJ → MEKRWTLKKGDPARAEALKEALGIHTALCAILEQRGIGTYEEAKSFFRPDLANLPSPWLMKDMEKAVSRIQQAIEKQEKILLFGDYDVDGTTAVSVLFRFFQKFHPNLDFYIPHRYREGYGVSKAGIDFAKENAFDLIISVDCGIKSVDLIGYASSLGMDFIVCDHHLPDEELPPAIAILNAKQKDCPYPYKELCGCGVGFKLMSALVERLALPGEWLREDLDLVATAIAADIVPITGENRILAFHGLKKANETPNNGIKALSFLSGLKPPLHIHNLVFMIAPRVNAAGRMDDARKAVEMFIAPSYEESLGFAEKLHSDNTDRKEADKSITQEALELIRSHEHWVDRRSTVVFQPHWHKGVVGIVASRLIEHYYRPTVVLTRSGDYVAGSARSVPGFNLYEAIHACREHLLGYGGHFAAAGMTLDPEQVDLFREKFESVVSATIDPELLIPEIEIDAEIGFADINWNFFNILRQMEPFGPENLMPQFLVKQVRDTGYSKIVKEEHLRFVLKHQDITLTGIGFGMASKYPLLQGSKPVDIVFKIDENEWNGQKSLQLRMIDIRPS